The Nostoc sp. 'Lobaria pulmonaria (5183) cyanobiont' genome window below encodes:
- a CDS encoding serpin family protein, producing MNRQKFSCVKENFMQRRYALVAASIVLFSVLGYSQIDSNKSALAKSSLPQLETPLQKKTAKTDTKIVASSNKFGFKLFSEVQKGNTGEKNVFISPSSVAIALAMTYNGASGTTQLAIAKTLELQGMNLQEINSSYAAALKQLVDNSDPKVQLNIANSLWANQNFSFQPDFLQRIQYFYKAKVSNLNFQDPAAPNIINNWVKDNTNGKINKIVDKIEPSQVLFLINAIYFKGKWSQEFNKNQTAQYPFYSTSGRPKQQMMMSQNGDYRYYESKQFQAVSLPYGKDGKFSFYIFLPKQNSNLKAFYQNLNLENWEKWMTQFSKQKGFIRLPRFKTDYDVTLNDSLKSLGMEEAFSDKANFSGMGKNLKISEVKHKTFVEVNEEGTEAAAVTSVGISTTAFIDINPPFQMIVDRPFFCAIRDNQTGRVLFMGSIIDPQ from the coding sequence ATGAATCGGCAGAAATTTAGTTGTGTGAAGGAAAATTTTATGCAAAGACGTTATGCTCTGGTAGCTGCAAGTATTGTTCTATTTAGTGTATTAGGGTATTCTCAAATCGATAGTAATAAGAGTGCCCTTGCCAAATCTAGCTTACCTCAGCTAGAAACTCCATTGCAAAAAAAGACAGCCAAAACTGATACAAAAATTGTTGCCTCTAGCAATAAGTTTGGCTTCAAACTATTTTCAGAAGTTCAAAAAGGTAATACAGGTGAGAAGAATGTTTTTATCTCACCTTCGAGTGTTGCGATCGCTCTAGCTATGACCTACAACGGTGCAAGCGGCACAACTCAACTAGCGATCGCAAAAACCCTGGAATTACAGGGGATGAATCTACAAGAGATCAACTCTTCTTACGCAGCGGCATTAAAGCAGCTTGTAGACAATTCCGATCCGAAAGTGCAACTGAATATTGCTAACTCACTTTGGGCAAATCAAAATTTTAGCTTTCAGCCAGACTTTCTCCAAAGAATACAGTATTTCTATAAAGCTAAAGTCAGCAATTTAAATTTTCAAGATCCCGCTGCGCCTAATATTATCAATAACTGGGTCAAAGATAATACTAATGGTAAAATCAATAAGATCGTTGATAAAATTGAGCCAAGTCAGGTGTTGTTTCTGATTAATGCCATCTATTTTAAAGGAAAATGGAGCCAAGAATTTAATAAAAATCAAACTGCTCAATACCCTTTTTACAGCACATCTGGCAGACCAAAACAACAGATGATGATGTCACAAAACGGTGACTATAGATACTATGAAAGCAAACAATTTCAGGCAGTTAGTTTACCTTACGGCAAAGATGGTAAATTCAGTTTTTATATTTTCCTGCCGAAACAGAACTCTAATCTAAAAGCCTTCTATCAAAACTTGAATCTTGAAAACTGGGAAAAATGGATGACTCAGTTCAGCAAACAAAAAGGGTTTATTCGCCTACCCCGCTTCAAAACAGATTACGACGTTACACTCAATGATTCCTTGAAAAGTTTAGGCATGGAGGAGGCTTTCAGCGACAAAGCTAATTTTTCCGGTATGGGTAAAAATCTTAAGATTAGCGAAGTTAAGCATAAAACTTTTGTCGAAGTGAACGAAGAAGGCACGGAAGCGGCTGCTGTTACTTCAGTTGGTATATCAACAACAGCTTTTATTGACATAAATCCACCATTCCAAATGATTGTTGACCGTCCCTTCTTCTGT
- a CDS encoding 4Fe-4S single cluster domain-containing protein: MEIKPTDPSLALMEIPPGYLNIMGYVDQSEVNGPGCRAVVWVQGCLRECPGCFNTNSWSFEANQLIAVDTLAENILSNPRNTGVTFSGGEPFWQATALASLARKVKAAGLNVMSFSGFTLKQLQSQSAPPGSQALLEQLDILIDGPFVQSLAINSPNSPVSSSNQRVRVLNPDFQDQITWASDQIEIHILKDGGRIVTGYQGGLELT; this comes from the coding sequence ATGGAAATTAAGCCAACTGACCCATCGCTAGCACTCATGGAAATTCCCCCAGGCTATCTCAATATTATGGGTTACGTTGATCAATCAGAAGTTAATGGCCCTGGTTGTCGTGCAGTCGTCTGGGTACAAGGTTGTCTGCGTGAGTGCCCTGGCTGCTTTAATACTAACTCCTGGTCTTTTGAGGCTAATCAATTGATTGCTGTTGATACTCTTGCTGAAAATATTCTCAGCAATCCCCGCAATACGGGTGTAACATTCTCTGGTGGAGAACCCTTTTGGCAAGCAACTGCACTGGCATCTTTAGCCCGGAAGGTAAAAGCTGCTGGTTTAAATGTAATGTCTTTTTCAGGGTTCACTCTTAAGCAGCTACAATCCCAATCGGCGCCGCCAGGTTCCCAAGCATTGTTAGAACAACTCGATATTTTGATTGACGGGCCTTTTGTACAATCTCTGGCAATTAATTCTCCCAATTCTCCAGTTTCTTCTAGCAATCAACGGGTTCGGGTGTTAAACCCGGACTTCCAAGACCAGATTACTTGGGCTAGCGACCAGATAGAAATCCACATCCTTAAGGATGGTGGACGCATTGTCACTGGCTATCAAGGTGGACTAGAACTAACATAA
- a CDS encoding DNA methyltransferase has product MTAKTIKDISNPDTYKGIYSFHKYWGKKPTESIAFFIQNYTSESDIVLDPFLGSGLISRECLYQKRRFIGIDINPFAIEHTNFLLELPKASEFQSALQKIETNIKHKINETYLTDKGEIVSHYLWSSSDILKVWMKPKVGRRRIEIETTSFDLKKIDSFSQYSIRNIRKLTFFTNSRINSSNQMSIYDLFTRRALHNIDLILDEIKLFPDLIQKALLLTLTSSSGQMSSMVFAITNRGKTKNQISNKIEVGSWVIGYWRPELHFEINVWNCFESRAKKLYKALIDISDHKYPRHESISALLENRQGALIINDDCIDVMQKIPEKTIKLICTDPPHSDRIPYLELSEIWNSILNKNVYFEKEIIVSNAKERNKKKIEYIEKMKLFIGESSRILTDDGMFLIYFNARDQESWKFLEILENNSNLQFIGAFPMEYSANSVVQDNRRGGMKTDYVLVLKRKGCNINSQQELNKIPGWSTSISQIASAI; this is encoded by the coding sequence ATGACCGCAAAGACTATAAAAGATATTAGTAATCCTGATACTTATAAAGGTATATATTCTTTCCATAAATACTGGGGTAAAAAGCCAACTGAAAGTATTGCTTTTTTTATACAAAACTATACATCTGAATCAGATATAGTTCTTGATCCATTTTTGGGTTCAGGTCTTATCAGTAGAGAATGTTTGTACCAAAAAAGGAGATTTATTGGAATTGATATTAATCCTTTTGCAATTGAACATACCAACTTTTTATTAGAACTTCCAAAAGCTTCAGAATTTCAATCAGCTCTACAAAAGATTGAAACAAATATTAAACATAAAATAAATGAGACATATCTTACCGACAAGGGGGAAATAGTATCACATTATTTATGGAGTAGTAGTGATATTTTAAAAGTATGGATGAAGCCAAAGGTAGGTAGAAGGAGAATTGAGATAGAAACAACAAGCTTTGATCTAAAAAAAATTGACTCTTTTTCTCAATATTCAATACGGAACATTAGAAAACTAACTTTTTTTACAAATTCAAGAATTAACTCAAGTAATCAAATGTCTATCTATGATTTGTTTACTCGTAGAGCTTTGCATAATATTGATTTAATACTGGATGAAATTAAACTATTTCCAGATTTAATTCAAAAAGCTTTATTATTAACTCTTACTTCTTCATCAGGACAAATGTCATCTATGGTATTTGCAATTACCAATCGAGGAAAAACAAAAAATCAAATTTCTAATAAAATTGAGGTCGGTAGTTGGGTGATTGGTTATTGGAGACCAGAATTACATTTTGAAATTAATGTTTGGAATTGTTTTGAGAGTAGAGCTAAAAAACTTTATAAAGCATTAATTGATATTAGCGATCATAAATATCCAAGACATGAATCAATAAGTGCGCTCTTAGAAAATAGACAAGGAGCATTAATTATTAATGATGATTGCATAGATGTAATGCAAAAAATACCAGAAAAAACTATAAAACTGATTTGCACTGACCCACCGCATAGTGATCGAATTCCATACCTTGAATTAAGTGAGATATGGAATTCTATTTTAAATAAAAATGTTTATTTTGAGAAAGAAATAATTGTTTCTAACGCCAAAGAGAGAAATAAAAAAAAGATCGAGTATATTGAAAAAATGAAATTGTTTATAGGTGAATCTAGTCGTATTCTTACTGATGATGGAATGTTTTTAATATACTTTAATGCCCGCGATCAAGAAAGTTGGAAATTCTTAGAGATACTTGAAAATAATTCTAATTTACAATTTATTGGGGCTTTTCCTATGGAATATTCTGCAAACTCAGTAGTGCAAGATAATAGAAGAGGTGGAATGAAAACAGATTATGTTCTCGTCCTCAAACGAAAAGGGTGTAATATTAATTCTCAGCAGGAACTTAATAAGATACCAGGTTGGTCAACTTCAATATCCCAAATAGCGTCAGCAATATAA
- the urtE gene encoding urea ABC transporter ATP-binding subunit UrtE, with protein MLKISNLDVYYGESHILRNVDLSVPSGQMVCLIGRNGVGKTTLLKTIMGLLKPRSGTINLAEELINSKSPDQRAKLGIGYVPQRREIIPRLTVKENLLLGLEARRKPVKKAEISEEVFSLFPVLKTMLSRMGGDLSGGQQQQLAIARALMGEPQLLVLDEPTEGIQPSIILEIEAAVRRIVETTGISVLLVEQHLHFVRQADYYYAMQKGGIVASGSTAELSQDVIQRFLAV; from the coding sequence ATGCTAAAAATATCTAACCTTGACGTTTACTATGGCGAAAGCCACATTCTCCGCAATGTAGATTTGAGCGTACCATCTGGGCAAATGGTTTGCCTAATTGGACGCAATGGTGTCGGAAAAACTACCCTACTAAAAACTATCATGGGTTTACTCAAACCCCGCAGCGGTACTATTAATTTAGCTGAAGAATTAATCAACTCTAAATCCCCAGACCAAAGGGCAAAGTTGGGAATTGGTTATGTTCCCCAAAGACGAGAGATTATCCCTCGGTTAACAGTTAAAGAAAATCTACTGCTGGGGTTGGAAGCTAGACGCAAACCAGTAAAAAAAGCAGAAATTTCAGAGGAAGTTTTTAGTTTATTTCCGGTGTTAAAAACCATGCTTTCGCGGATGGGTGGTGATTTAAGTGGAGGACAGCAGCAACAATTAGCGATCGCACGTGCTTTAATGGGAGAACCTCAATTACTTGTTTTAGATGAACCCACCGAAGGTATTCAACCCTCCATCATCCTCGAAATTGAAGCCGCAGTCCGTCGCATCGTCGAAACCACAGGCATTTCGGTGTTATTAGTAGAGCAACATTTACACTTTGTCCGTCAGGCTGATTATTATTACGCCATGCAAAAAGGTGGTATTGTCGCCTCCGGTTCCACAGCCGAACTTAGCCAAGATGTGATTCAGCGCTTTTTAGCTGTTTAA
- a CDS encoding cytochrome P450, with product MGVTHRIEEIYSEPDLFEPDRFSPQRQENKKYPFSLIGFGGGPRICIGLAFAKTEMKIVAAHLLHSYHWEILPNQSLEEVVVPTNRPKDGLRVRFQPR from the coding sequence ATTGGAGTTACTCACCGAATTGAAGAAATTTATTCTGAACCAGACCTGTTTGAGCCAGACCGTTTCAGTCCCCAGCGCCAAGAAAACAAAAAATACCCTTTTAGTTTAATTGGTTTTGGCGGTGGGCCACGCATCTGTATTGGCCTAGCCTTTGCCAAAACGGAAATGAAGATCGTTGCTGCTCATCTTCTCCATAGTTATCATTGGGAGATATTACCCAATCAAAGTTTAGAGGAAGTTGTGGTTCCCACTAATCGCCCGAAAGATGGATTGCGGGTTAGATTTCAACCTCGGTGA
- a CDS encoding cytochrome P450 encodes MKVLRIFWGAAIAAELEYRVNFFIATLRDMKSDQIPPGSFGIPVLGKTLSFVFDRDFAKKRYRQYGPIFKTHLLGRPTVLMVGPEALELVLSSQMENFSWREAWPDNFKTLLGESLFLLRAGFVGS; translated from the coding sequence TTGAAAGTACTAAGAATATTTTGGGGTGCTGCGATCGCAGCAGAGTTGGAATATCGTGTTAACTTTTTCATAGCTACCCTTAGAGATATGAAAAGTGATCAAATTCCTCCTGGAAGCTTTGGTATACCTGTATTAGGTAAAACACTCTCTTTTGTTTTCGACCGCGATTTCGCTAAAAAGCGCTATCGCCAGTACGGGCCCATCTTCAAAACTCATCTTCTTGGTAGACCGACTGTATTGATGGTCGGACCGGAGGCATTAGAGTTGGTTTTGTCAAGCCAAATGGAGAATTTTTCTTGGCGCGAGGCATGGCCTGATAATTTCAAGACATTACTGGGTGAATCACTTTTTCTGCTTAGAGCAGGTTTTGTGGGAAGTTGA
- a CDS encoding DedA family protein, which yields MHLDLPQLIKSLGYFGVWAIVFAESGLLIGFFLPGDSLLFTAGFVASQNLLNIWVLIFGAFICAVLGDNVGYFTGHKFGRRLFQKEDSWLFHKKHLIKTQNFYQQHGKKTIVLARFLPIVRTFAPIVAGIGAMHYRTFMSYNLIGGFFWTFAITMLGFFLGKSLPPEQVDKYLLPIIGLIIVISLVPSIIHLIQENRANKS from the coding sequence ATGCATCTGGATTTACCACAACTGATTAAATCACTCGGCTATTTTGGGGTCTGGGCGATTGTCTTTGCTGAATCTGGCTTATTAATTGGTTTTTTTCTGCCTGGGGATAGCTTATTGTTCACCGCTGGATTTGTTGCATCTCAGAATTTACTGAACATTTGGGTTTTGATTTTTGGTGCTTTTATTTGTGCAGTCTTAGGTGACAATGTTGGCTATTTTACTGGACATAAATTTGGTAGAAGACTTTTTCAAAAGGAAGATTCATGGTTATTTCATAAAAAGCATCTTATTAAAACCCAAAACTTTTATCAACAGCACGGTAAAAAAACGATTGTTTTAGCGCGTTTTTTACCCATTGTACGGACTTTCGCGCCGATTGTGGCTGGGATTGGTGCAATGCATTATCGAACATTTATGTCTTACAACTTAATCGGTGGCTTTTTTTGGACATTCGCTATCACCATGTTAGGGTTTTTCTTAGGAAAATCTTTACCACCTGAACAGGTTGATAAGTATTTGTTACCAATTATTGGACTAATTATAGTTATTTCTTTAGTGCCATCGATTATTCATTTGATACAAGAAAATAGAGCAAACAAAAGCTGA